Proteins from a single region of Candidatus Zixiibacteriota bacterium:
- a CDS encoding aspartyl protease family protein, protein MTLESVLPPGYADSVAQITNYRQSGKATVYGLTGDIEIIYAEPDRFLVSYELGPMKLSQGFDGSVAWTLDQNQQIVTLSGNERKKIINAAFLAGQSFLGIGRMSGEYTYLKDTVIASVNYHLFLALPEGGDSLWIFVNQETRRIEMTAEQLDEITMHTFLSDFRDIHGVPFPFRFISRASLPQMNSDIEFDRIDYNLNIDPDIFAPTGESEIDFSFPPDRDSVTLPLQFQGGHIYIKVSVNGGAEVFFMLDSGAGINILDKKFAERQRLLAEGKFPAKGIGGYDSASVAPIDSISVGNIRLFRQVAAVVDLSELGLQFPGEFGGLIGYDLLSRMPVKVDYGKQRLVLYKPQTFISPDSQFAVTLNLTSKVPSVDVALEGCSGRFLVDLGSAFGVILHKPFVDRNNLEGRFTDIKVMNGRVSGIGGSSRTRSALGNRLKIGNLELEKPPLLIVEGESGVLKSSELDGNLGNMMLRQYTLLFDYKNQKLYLLPSL, encoded by the coding sequence GTGACTTTAGAATCGGTTCTTCCGCCCGGATACGCCGATTCGGTGGCGCAGATAACAAACTATCGGCAGAGCGGAAAAGCGACAGTTTACGGGCTAACCGGCGATATTGAAATCATATATGCTGAGCCGGATAGATTTCTGGTCTCCTATGAACTCGGTCCAATGAAACTCTCTCAGGGCTTTGATGGCTCGGTCGCTTGGACTCTTGACCAAAATCAGCAAATCGTGACATTGAGCGGTAATGAGCGGAAAAAAATCATCAATGCCGCCTTTCTGGCGGGACAATCCTTCCTCGGTATCGGCAGAATGTCCGGCGAATACACCTACCTGAAGGATACCGTAATCGCCTCCGTAAATTATCATCTCTTCCTGGCGCTGCCGGAGGGTGGCGATTCGCTCTGGATTTTTGTGAATCAGGAGACAAGAAGGATTGAGATGACAGCGGAACAGCTCGATGAAATCACGATGCATACTTTTCTCAGTGATTTTCGCGACATCCACGGCGTCCCCTTTCCCTTCAGATTTATCTCCAGGGCTTCTCTTCCCCAGATGAATTCTGACATCGAATTTGACCGAATAGATTATAATCTCAATATTGACCCAGACATCTTTGCCCCCACAGGAGAATCGGAAATCGATTTTAGTTTTCCCCCCGACCGCGATTCCGTTACTCTTCCGTTACAGTTCCAGGGTGGTCATATCTATATAAAGGTCAGCGTCAACGGCGGCGCAGAAGTTTTCTTCATGCTTGATTCCGGCGCCGGCATTAACATATTAGACAAGAAATTCGCGGAGCGACAGCGATTGCTTGCGGAAGGTAAATTTCCTGCCAAGGGAATTGGAGGGTATGATTCTGCCTCTGTTGCTCCCATCGATTCTATAAGTGTGGGTAATATTCGCCTCTTTCGGCAAGTTGCGGCGGTTGTTGACCTCTCCGAATTGGGACTGCAATTTCCCGGTGAATTTGGGGGATTAATTGGGTATGACCTTCTTTCACGAATGCCGGTCAAAGTCGATTATGGCAAACAACGACTCGTTTTATACAAACCTCAAACCTTTATTTCTCCGGACTCGCAATTCGCTGTTACCCTTAATCTTACGTCAAAAGTGCCATCGGTGGATGTCGCTCTGGAGGGATGTTCCGGAAGGTTTCTGGTTGACCTCGGGAGCGCTTTCGGGGTCATTCTGCACAAGCCTTTCGTGGATAGGAATAATCTCGAAGGTCGATTTACCGATATCAAGGTAATGAACGGTCGAGTCAGCGGAATTGGCGGCTCCAGTCGTACTAGGTCTGCCCTCGGCAATAGATTAAAAATCGGCAATCTGGAGTTAGAAAAGCCGCCGCTACTGATTGTTGAAGGAGAATCGGGAGTCCTGAAATCAAGCGAACTTGACGGAAACCTCGGGAATATGATGCTAAGGCAGTACACCCTCCTCTTTGACTACAAAAATCAAAAGTTATATCTGCTTCCGTCATTGTAA
- the rodA gene encoding rod shape-determining protein RodA, with product MTVDYKSLDWKFILATVGLSLIGIMLIYSAHYDSSAGSSLNFYIKQSIWLLLAFVLFNAVFHIPVRVIDFIAYPLYGLSIILLILVLVAGETRMGASRWFSLGFMSVSPSDIGKLALIVALSRFFAYTKLPPQSKRRLAFSAMLAFIPALLVMKQPDLGSSLVFVVLLFSLWFWSGLSPAYLILIVSPLISLVAAFHWIAWVIYLVLLIVFMLILKPGILFGVIVFTFNLAFGMITPFIWNHLEDYQKLRVITFLDPGRDPQRAGYQIIQSKIAIGSGGIIGKGYLEGSQSQLKFLPERHTDFVFSVLGEEFGFVGTLTVVLLFGFIFYRGIRIASRCRSKFTSNLVWGALTIIFFQFFVNIGMTFGLMPVTGLPLPFLSYGGTSLLLNWTLIGIIVLADYHRSEY from the coding sequence ATGACCGTTGATTACAAAAGCCTCGACTGGAAATTCATTCTGGCGACCGTCGGACTATCGCTTATCGGCATCATGCTGATTTATTCGGCGCACTATGACAGCAGCGCCGGTTCTTCTTTGAATTTCTATATTAAACAGTCAATCTGGCTTCTGCTTGCCTTCGTGCTCTTCAATGCGGTGTTCCATATTCCGGTGCGGGTAATTGATTTTATCGCCTATCCGCTATACGGATTGTCTATTATTTTGCTGATTCTGGTCCTGGTCGCTGGAGAGACCCGCATGGGCGCCTCGCGCTGGTTCTCTCTCGGTTTTATGAGCGTTTCTCCCTCCGACATCGGCAAACTGGCTCTCATTGTGGCGCTTTCACGCTTTTTTGCCTACACCAAATTACCGCCACAGTCTAAGCGACGGCTCGCTTTTTCGGCGATGCTGGCATTCATCCCGGCGCTTCTCGTGATGAAACAGCCCGACCTCGGCTCCTCGCTTGTTTTTGTCGTCCTCCTTTTCAGTCTCTGGTTCTGGTCCGGACTCTCTCCGGCATATCTGATACTAATTGTCTCTCCTCTTATCTCCCTGGTGGCCGCTTTCCATTGGATTGCCTGGGTCATATATCTGGTTCTTCTAATAGTCTTTATGCTGATCCTCAAACCGGGGATACTTTTTGGGGTAATCGTTTTTACTTTCAATCTTGCCTTTGGTATGATAACCCCGTTCATCTGGAATCATCTTGAAGACTATCAGAAGCTGCGTGTCATTACTTTTCTCGACCCGGGGCGGGACCCCCAGCGCGCCGGTTATCAGATAATACAATCGAAAATCGCCATCGGCTCCGGCGGGATTATTGGTAAGGGGTATCTTGAGGGGTCGCAGAGCCAGCTGAAATTTCTTCCCGAACGGCATACTGATTTCGTCTTCTCCGTCCTCGGCGAGGAATTCGGTTTTGTCGGCACCCTGACCGTCGTTTTGCTTTTTGGCTTCATTTTCTATCGAGGAATCAGGATTGCCTCCCGCTGTCGCTCCAAATTCACTTCCAATCTGGTCTGGGGGGCGCTCACCATCATCTTCTTTCAATTCTTTGTCAATATTGGTATGACTTTCGGTCTCATGCCGGTCACCGGTCTTCCTCTGCCGTTCCTCAGTTATGGCGGCACCTCGCTTTTGCTCAACTGGACACTCATCGGCATCATCGTCCTGGCTGACTATCACAGGTCGGAGTATTAA
- a CDS encoding 6-phosphofructokinase has product MRVGVLTGGGDCPGLNAVIRAIVRKGILNYNYEILGIFEGWKGLIKDEKIKPLSLIDVSGILHRGGTILRTSRTNPFKVENGVDTIKATLKRHNIDALIAIGGEDTLGVAAKLFQDGIKVVGVPKTIDNDVMGTDRTFGFDTALNIATEAIDRVHTTAEAHNRVMVVEVMGRHAGWIAIESGIAGGADIILIPEKITFVSNVCTLIKRRHSRGKDFSIVVVAEGAKIKMSPESQEEELVLQDKKLDAFGHVRLGGIGYKLAELIEAGTGFETRVVILGHIQRGGSPTAFDRVLATRFGVHAIDLVHSGQFGQMVALQGVKIVPYPLKDVVSRIKTIDPEMIETAEVFFG; this is encoded by the coding sequence ATGAGAGTAGGTGTGTTGACTGGTGGGGGCGATTGTCCGGGACTTAATGCTGTTATTCGTGCCATCGTTAGAAAAGGAATCCTCAATTATAATTATGAGATACTCGGCATCTTTGAGGGCTGGAAGGGTCTTATCAAGGATGAAAAGATTAAGCCCTTGAGCCTCATCGATGTTTCCGGTATTCTTCATCGCGGCGGAACCATTCTGAGAACTTCCCGCACAAATCCCTTCAAAGTAGAAAATGGCGTGGATACTATCAAAGCCACTCTCAAGAGGCACAATATTGACGCCCTTATTGCAATCGGCGGCGAGGACACTCTGGGCGTCGCGGCTAAGCTGTTTCAGGACGGCATCAAAGTGGTGGGCGTGCCGAAAACTATCGATAACGATGTTATGGGCACCGACCGCACCTTTGGTTTTGATACCGCCCTCAATATCGCCACGGAGGCAATTGACCGCGTTCATACCACCGCCGAAGCGCACAACCGCGTTATGGTGGTGGAAGTTATGGGACGTCACGCCGGCTGGATTGCCATTGAATCCGGTATTGCCGGCGGCGCCGATATAATTCTTATTCCGGAAAAGATTACTTTCGTTAGCAATGTCTGCACCCTGATTAAACGACGCCATAGCCGGGGAAAAGATTTCTCCATCGTGGTAGTTGCTGAAGGCGCCAAAATCAAGATGTCCCCGGAATCCCAGGAGGAAGAACTGGTGCTGCAGGATAAAAAGCTCGATGCCTTTGGCCACGTGCGCCTGGGCGGCATCGGCTACAAGCTGGCCGAACTGATTGAAGCCGGCACCGGTTTCGAAACAAGGGTGGTCATCCTCGGACATATTCAGCGGGGCGGCTCCCCCACTGCCTTTGACCGGGTCCTCGCCACGCGCTTCGGCGTGCATGCCATCGACCTCGTGCACAGCGGACAATTCGGTCAGATGGTGGCTCTGCAGGGGGTGAAAATCGTTCCCTATCCGCTCAAAGATGTTGTCTCCAGAATCAAAACTATCGATCCGGAAATGATTGAAACCGCCGAGGTATTCTTTGGTTAA